One Brassica napus cultivar Da-Ae chromosome A1, Da-Ae, whole genome shotgun sequence genomic region harbors:
- the LOC106452959 gene encoding palmitoyl-protein thioesterase 1, with protein MDKSFKRSAIFVTFTIFFFTPVSISVPFIHLHGINDQCSSVEARSFTQLLRNLSSSPGYCLEIGNGEKDSMYMPLMQQASIACEKVKQMKELSQGYNIVAQSQGNMVARGLIEFCDDAPPVLNYVSLGGPHAGISIIPKCPAGASYPLCQLQETEVYSDSAQDHIAPCGYIKLATEISEYMEHSKFLPKLNNERPNERNSTYKERFTSLHNLVLVMFEGDTIVVPRETCWFGFYPDGATAPLLPPQKTKLYIEDWIGLKTLDDAGKVKFVGVPGDHLEMAHDDVVKYVVPYLQNQLSFSS; from the exons ATGGATAAGAGCTTCAAGCGATCTGCTATCTTTGTAAccttcaccatcttcttcttcactccgGTTTCAATCTCTGTTCCATTCATTCACTTACACG GGATTAATGATCAATGCTCAAGCGTTGAAGCTAGAAGCTTCACACAGCTCCTTAGGAACCTCTCCAGCTCCCCTGGCTACTGCTT AGAAATAGGAAATGGTGAGAAAGATTCCATGTACATGCCCCTTATGCAGCAAGCGAGTATAGCGTGTGAGAAAGTTAAGCAGATGAAAGAGCTGAGTCAAGGTTACAACATTGTTGCACAGTCACAAGGAAACATGGTCGCGAGAGGTTTGATTGAGTTCTGTGACGATGCTCCTCCTGTCCTCAACTATGTTTCCTTGGGAGGTCCTCATGCTGGCATCTCCATCATTCCCAAGTGTCCTGCGGGAGCT AGTTATCCACTTTGCCAGCTGCAGGAAACAGAGGTCTACAGCGACTCTGCTCAA GACCATATTGCTCCATGTGGATATATCAAACTCGCTACT GAAATATCAGAGTATATGGAACACAGCAAGTTTCTACCAAAGCTCAACAATGAGAGACCTAACGAGAGGAACTCCACTTATAAAGAACGTTTCACTAGCTTGCACAACTTGGTCCTAGTTATG TTCGAGGGTGATACAATAGTAGTTCCTAGAGAAACTTGTTGGTTCGGATTTTACCCTGACGGAGCTACGGCACCTCTTTTGCCTCCTCAAAAG ACAAAACTCTATATTGAGGACTGGATTGGTCTGAAAACATTGGATGATGCTGGAAAAGTGAAGTTTGTCGGTGTCCCTGGAGATCACCTCGAAATGGCGCATGATGACGTTGTGAAATACGTCGTGCCTTACCTGCAAAACCAGCTTTCGTTTTCTTCTTGA
- the LOC125575882 gene encoding palmitoyl-protein thioesterase 3-like produces the protein MTSLYFFPRCFLRFLQNQSILSSSCCMMKSFQRCALLVRTLSVFVFFIPVTISVPFILLHGIRDQCSNGGTISFTQLLSNLSSSPGSCLEIGNGEQDSVSMPLTQQASIACEKVKQMKELSQGYNIVAQSQGNLVARGLIEFCDNAPPVLNYVSLGGPHAGIANIPKCTSPVCQLLRTDVYSDYVQDHIAPSGYIKLPNEMSKYLEHSKYLPKLNNERPNERNSIYKERFTSLHNLILVMFQGDKVVMPKESCWFGYYPDGATTPLLPPQQTKLYTEDWIGLKTLDAAGKVKFVGVPGEHLQMAHDDVVKHVVPYLQNNPTFLS, from the exons ATGACTAGCCTATACTTCTTTCCTCGTTGCTTCTTGAGATTCCTCCAAAATCAAAGTATTCTTTCTTCGAGTTGTTGCATGATGAAGAGTTTCCAACGATGTGCTCTCCTAGTGAGGACCTTGTcagtcttcgtcttcttcatccCGGTTACAATCTCCGTTCCATTCATCCTTTTACACG GGATTCGAGATCAATGCTCCAATGGTGGAACGATTAGCTTCACACAGCTCCTTAGCAACCTCTCCAGCTCCCCTGGCTCTTGCTT AGAAATAGGAAATGGAGAACAAGACTCCGTGTCCATGCCGCTTACGCAACAAGCGAGTATAGCGTGTGAGAAAGTGAAACAGATGAAGGAGTTGAGTCAAGGTTACAACATTGTTGCACA GTCTCAAGGAAACTTAGTCGCTAGAGGCCTAATTGAGTTCTGTGACAATGCTCCTCCTGTCCTCAACTATGTTTCCTTAGGAGGTCCTCACGCTGGCATAGCCAACATCCCCAAGTGTACT TCTCCTGTGTGCCAGCTACTGAGAACAGATGTCTACAGCGACTATGTTCAG GATCATATTGCTCCAAGTGGTTATATCAAACTTCCTAAT GAGATGTCAAAGTACCTGGAACACTCCAAGTATCTGCCAAAGCTCAACAACGAGAGACCTAACGAGAGGAACTCCATTTATAAAGAACGTTTCACCAGCTTGCACAACTTGATCCTCGTCATG TTTCAGGGTGATAAAGTAGTGATGCCTAAAGAAAGTTGttggttcggatattaccctgATGGAGCTACAACACCACTTTTGCCTCCTCAACAG ACGAAGCTCTATACGGAGGATTGGATTGGTCTGAAAACATTGGATGCTGCTGGAaaagtgaagtttgttggtGTCCCTGGAGAGCACCTTCAGATGGCGCATGATGACGTTGTAAAGCACGTCGTGCCTTACCTCCAGAACAATCCTACGTTTCTTTCTTAA